The Candidatus Zixiibacteriota bacterium genome segment GCGAGGGGTACGAGTGGTCGATTGACCGCGCGGCGCTTGACCGGCTGGCCGGGTAGTCCGGCGGCGGGACAGGGCAGGCGCGGCCGGCGAACGCCGCGCCGCCGTGCTGGGTAATCCGGTTACACCGGTTCGACGGCGTCGCGCGGCACCCAGCCCTTGCGGCCGTCGGCGGTGCACGCCCACAACCAGCCCGACTCCTCGCGGCGGCCCTCGAGGATATCCCCCGGGTGGACGGTGAGTTCCTCGGGGCTGTAGTCTCGTTTGAGAAAGCACCAGCCGGCCGTCGCGCCGCCCGCGGGGTCTTGCGTGATCGTGAGCCAGGTTTCCGGCACCCACCCCCCGCCGCCGTCCTCAGCGGTGCACCACACCCAGCCCTCGTACTCGCTCGGGCGGCGTTCGAACTGGAGGCGTTCGCCGGATTCCAGCTCGCGCGACGGGCCGCCGGCGGCCTGGTGGTGTTTGATGACGCGGAATTTCATGTCGCGGTTGCTCCTTTCTCGCGCGCGCCGGGGCGCCGTGTTCGGCGCCCGGCGGGCCTTCGGTTGCCGCGCTCCCGCTCACTCGTCGACGATAGCCTCGGCTTCGATCTCGACATACCAATCGGCGCGGACAAGGCCGGCCACGCCGATCATGGTGGCGGCCGGGTTGATCTCGCGGAAAAACTCGCCATGGGCGCGGCCGATTTCGTCCTGGCGCGTGAGGTCGGTCACATATATGCGGGTGCGCACCACATCGGCCGCCCGCCCGCCGAGTTGCTCGATAGCGGTGCGAATGATCTCGAGGCATCGCATCGTCTGCCCGTACGGATCGCCCGGCGCGCCCGTGGAGCCATCGGCTGCGATCGGCCCTGTGCCCGCCACATGGATGGCGTTGCCGACCCGGATCGCCCGGCAGAACCCGAACGGCTCCTCGTAGGGGGAGCCGGAGGAGACCCGGCGGCGTGCGGGATTGTCGGATCGCGGCGTCATGACCCTATTTCAGGTTCAACGAGAGAATCTTCACTTCGGTCTGGTCCTGGATGGCGTAGCGGACCCCTTCCCGGCCCACGCCGGAGCTCTTCATCCCGCCGTAGGGCTGGTGGTCGGCGCGGTAGGTGGGGATGTCGTTGACGACCACTCCGCCCGCCTCGATCCGCTCGAAAGCGTACCAGATGTCCTTGATTCGCTGGGTGAAGATGCCGGCCTGCAGGCCGTAGTCCGAGTCGTTGATCGCATCGACCACACGGTGGAAGTCGCGGTACTTCATGAGGACCGCGAGCGGGGCGAAGGCCTCTTTGGAGCAGACATCCATGTCGGCCTTGACATTCTCCAGCAGAGTCGGCTCGAGCGTGCGGCCGTCACAGAGCGCTTTGCCGCCGGCGATCACTTTCGCTCCCTGGGCGACCGCCCGGCGGAGGGTGTCGAGGGTCGCCTGCACCGACGCCCGGTCGACCATCATCCCCATGTCGACGTTCGGGTCGAGCGGGTCGCCGACCGTGATCCGTTTGACCCGGGCTTTCAACCGCCGGACAAACTCATCGTACACGTCCTCATGCACAAAAATGCGCTGAACCGAGATGCACGATTGCCCGGCGACCGCGAAGGCGCCGTAGGCGAGGCGCTCGACGGCATACGCTAGGTCGGCATCGTCGGCCACCGCCACTCCCGCGTTACCGCCGAGTTCCAGCACGACCTCCTTCTCGGCGGCGTGTTTCTTGATCCACCAGCCGACCGCTGAGGAGCCGGTGAACGTGATGAGCCGGACGCGGCGGTCCTCCAGCAGCGGCGCCGCCGCCGCCGAGGAACCGGGGAGGATCGAGACGGCGCCCTTGGGGTGGTCGGTCTTGTCGATGAGCGCCGCGAGCATGAGGGCGATGAGCGGGGTCTTGCTGGCCGGTTTGAGGACGATAGTGTTGCCGGCGGCGATTGCCGGGGCGATCTTGTGGGCCACCAGATTGAGCGGGAAATTGAACGGCGCGATCCCGGCGACCACCCCCCGGGGGAACCGCCGCACCAGGCCGACGCGCTCCTCGCTCCCCGCCGCCCAGTCCAGATCGATGATCTCCCCGCCGATCCGCCTGGCCTCTTCGGCCGCGACCGTGAAGACGCCGATCGCCCGTTTCACCTCGGCCCGCGAATCTCTGTACGCCTTGCCGAGTTCGCGGCACATCATTTTCGTGAACTGCTCGATGTTCTTCTCGAGCCCGTTGGCCACCGCGAGGCAGGTTTCCGAGCGTTTGTATGCAGGGAGATCGCGTGTGACGGCGAATGTCCGGTGCGCGATTTCGATGGCCTGCGTGTAGTCCTCGGCCGAGGCCGAAGCCGCAGCCCCGACGATCTCATCGTTGAAGGGATTGGCGACCGCGATCTTGTCGGCGCGGTCGACCCATTCGCCGCCGAGGTACATCTTATACGTTCTGGCCATGGGCAACTCCGATGTGTGTATATCCTGTCTGTTCGGGACTCCGGGCGGGGATTCGCCGCCGCGCCGGGGGCTCCGACCGTGCTCCTGTATAGGGATTCGGCCGGGCGGGCGCAAGTCGATTGTGGCCGGTGGGAAAGTCTTGGACTTGACCCACAGATTAGGGAGTTCGAGCAACACTCGCGAGCTCGTATTCACGTGCGGGAGATCCTGGGCCCGCTGTAAGATCTTGCCCGCAGGTTAGATAAGAGCCGCGCCCGCTTTAGGCCGCCACTTCTGGTCAGCGGCACCGGTTTTGCCTGAAACTAGGTCAGCGAGCGTTGCGGAAAGGAGGGATAAGATGCCGATGTCACGCTGTCGGGATCAACGGGGCCTGACCCTGCTGGAAGTCCTGGTGGCGATGGTAGTCATAAGCGCTTCCCTGTTGTTGCTCCTGGGAATGGGCGTGACGGCTCTTCACGGCAATCATTGGGCCAACAAGACGACTGTGGCCACGCAAATGATGCAGCAGCGGCTGGAGCACATACAGAGCACAGGCGACTTCTCGAACGGGACGGCATCGGCCGAAGGCGTCGATGTTTCCTGGACGTGCACGCCGATCGGCAACTATCTGCGGCGCGTCGACATCAGCGCCAACTGGGTCGATGCCGGAACTCGGAGCCGCACCAACTCCCTCACGGCGTACATCACCTCGGACTCTCTTTAGGAGGTGCGCCTATGGCACAGACACGCGAACACACCTCCGGCGCCCGAGGGACATCGCTTCTGGAAGTGCTGATTGCCTTGGTGGTCATGGGCGTCATCACGACCGCGCTGTTTGGGCTCTACATCACCCAGCACCGTACCTATATCTCGCAGGATGACGTGACCCTGGTGCAGCAGAACGCCCGCGCCTCAATCGATGAATTGGCGCGGCACATTCGCATGACCGGCCACGGCTTGCCGCTGGAAATGATGCCGCTTTCGGCGTTCAATACCGACCCGGACACGATTGTCATCAGGTACCGCACGGACAACTGTGAGACTTACCTGGCGGAGGCGATGGCGACGCCGTCCTCGGATCTCACGTGCGCCACCGATGTCGGCTGTTTCCAGCCCGGTGAGTGGGTCTACATCCTCGAACCCGATTCGGGCGGCGGCGAATGGCTTGCGCTCAGCGAGGTGCAGACCGGCGCACGGGTCTTGAGGCACGGCACGATGGTTCTGTCCAAAGCGTACGCCAAGGATGCGCTGGTCCTGACCGCCAGGCAAGTGACGTTCTATGTCGACACGACGACCGACCCACAGCACCCGGCGCTGACGGTCAAGGTGCCGGGCCAAACGCCGCAGGTTTTCGCGGAAAACGTAGAGGATCTTCAGCTGCAGTACCGCATGAAGAACGGCCTTGTGGTCGATGTTCCGGTCGTGGTGAGCGATGTGCGCGAGGTCCTGATCAGCATTACGGCCCGCTCAAATCGCCCGGACCATGAAATGGCGGAGGTGACGGGACACAGCGACGCTTACCGGCGGCGCACGTTCACGACATCCGTCTTTCTGCGCAACGTGGGCATCTAGTTGGAGGAAAAGCGCTATGACGACGCGACTGCCGACAACTGCCGGGCACCGCGGCTTCGCCACCTTCATCGCTCTGATCCTGGTGGTGATGCTGACGCTGCTCGGCATCGCGGCCTTGTCCACCTCGGACGACGAAATGAAGATAGCCGGCAACGAACTGCACGAGATGAAGGCGTTCTATGCCGCCGAGGCGGGGCTGGCGGACGCCGCGGCAGCGATGCGGTACGAGTATGACAGCACCGGGCTGCCGCCTGCGGTACTCCCCTCCGGCACCTCCAACCTGAACAACTGCCTGGTGACCTTCACCACTGCCGACGATGGTGCGGCCTCTCCGCGCATTTTGACCAGCGGCACGCTGGCCGGGTTGCACGCGCTGGTGAAGTCCTTCACCATCACCTCGGAGGCGGAGAATCTTCAGGACGGCGCGAAGGTGACGTTGTCGCAATCGTTTGAGGTGGCCCTGGTTCCCCTCTTTCAGTTTGCCGTGTTCTACGACAACGATCTGGAAATCGCGCCCGGTCCGGAGATGAACCTGATCGGCCGCGTACACTCCAACGGCAACATGTACCTGCAGTCGAACAACACGCTCCGCATGAACAGCTACGTGACCGCGGCGGGGGACATTCGCCACGGCCGCAAAGGTCCCGGCAGCGCCGGGTACGGCGATGTTCAGATCAAGAGCGCGTCCGGGGCCTTTGTCTCGATGAAGCAGGGATCGGGTTGGCTGGATGCGGGCGACCCGCAGTGGTATGATTCATCGGTGGGGCGCTGGCAGGGGCGGGTGCAGGATGCCGCCCACGGCCAGGAGTCGCTCAATCTGCCGCTCTCGCAGGAGGCGGGCGGCGATCCGCACAGATTGATCGAGCGGGCCGCCGGCAACGTGGATTCCTATGAGAACAAGGCGACCCTGAAATTCATCGACGGCCGGGCTTTCCAGCGGGTCGGCGGCATCTGGACCGACATCACGGCCGACATGACGTCCCGCAACATCATTTCCTCCTCCGATGACAAGTTCTACGATCAGCGGGAGAAGAAGTGGGTGGACCCCATGGAGCTCGACCTGGGCAAGCTGTATGATGAGGGCTATGGGCCGGCCAACGGAGTGATTTACTTCTCCGACCAGACCTCGGACTTTCCGGCCCTCCGGATTAAGAACGCCGATGAGTTGGACGGGGGTCTGTCGGTCGTCAGCGAGAATCCTATGTATGTCGTCGGAAACTACAATGCGACTGACAAGAAACCGGCGGCCCTCATTGCCGATGCCATCACCTTCCTGTCATCCGCCTGGGATGACAGCAAGAGCACGCTCAGCAAAACTCAGCGGGTCGCTACCACTACCGTCGTCAATGCCTGCTACGCAACCGGAAACGTGGAAACGACCTCCAGCGATTACAGCGGCGGATTCGAGAACCTCCCCCGATTCCTGGAGACCTGGAACGGGAAGACGCTCCGGTGGAAGGGCTCGGCCGTCAACCTGTGGGCGTCCCGACAGGCTACTGGCACGTGGAACGGAACCTACTACGACCCGCCGAACCGCGACTGGTTGTACGATACTGACCTCGATGATCCCTACAAGCTGCCTCCGGAAACGCCAATGATCCGCGTGTTCCAGCGCAGCGGGTGGAAGCAGGAGCACGTCGGGTACGCAGACGCGGACTTCTAAAAGGCTACCCGCACTGAAAAACCGAAAACCCGCCTGCGGGCGGGTTTTCTTTTGCCGGCCTCAGCGAATATCGATGTCGTAGGGGAGGCGGGCCAGGAGCTCGCCCTCCGGGAGATCCGCCAGCGGAGCGGCGGCCGCCCGCACCTCCTCGCCGACGAGACCGGCCCAGCGGCCCAGCCAGCCGAGCACGGGCACCTGGGGCAGGTCGATCAGCCGCCGGCGTTCGGGATAGCGCACGACCCGGTATTCCCGGAGGCCCAGGTGCGAGGCGGTGTAGTCGAGCGCCTGCTTGAGGCCGCCGAGCTCGTCGACCAGACCGTGCTCCCGCCCTGCCTGTCCGGTCCACACCCGGCCGCGGCCGAGCTGGTCGATGCTGTCGCGGGGAAGGCGGCGGTTTTCCGCCACCAGTCCGACGAAGTGGTCGTAGAAGGCGCCGAGCATGGCGCCGAGGCGGGCCCGTTCCTCGTCGGTGAACGGGCGCATCGAAGTCATCATGCCGGCGTGCCGGCCTCGGGTGAACAGCTCTTTGCCCAGCTCGATCTTGTCGTAGAGTCCGGCCAGCACCGGTTTGCCGCCGAAGATGCCGATCGAACCGGTGATGGTGGCGGGGTCGGCGAAGATGTGTCTGCCGGCCATGGCGATGTAGTACCCGCCGGAGGCGGCCCGCGAACCCATCGAGACCACCACCGGCTTCTGCCGGGCGGCCAGCTCGGCCCGATGGAAGATCTCGTTGCCGGCCAGGGCGTAGCCGCCGGGAGAGTCGATGCGGAACACGACTCCCTGCACCTGCGGGTTGGCGAGCGCCTGCCCGAAGGCGCTCTCCATGAGCGCCGGGGTCACCTCGCGGCCGCGGCCCGAGAGCGGGCTGGGATCCGCAGCCCCCTCGGGCTGGATTTCCCCGTCGGCGTACACGACGGCGATTTCGGGCAGCGGCGGCCAACCGTCGTTCATCAGCGTGTCGGCCCGGTAGGCGCGGAAACTGATTTCCGGCAGCGGACTGAGAAACTTGTCGGGGACCAAGCGGTCCCGATAGGTGAGCCCGTCGACCAGGCCGAGGTCGAGGGCCTCAGTCGAGGTGTAGGGCCCGCTGTCGATCAGGCCGCGCATGGCCTCCGGGTCCATGCCGCGCCCCTCCGCCAGGCCGCCCACGAACTGGGCGTAGAGGTCATCGAGCAGCCGGTTGGTCATCTCCCGGTTTGCCTCCGACGGCGTCCGCATCGTGTACGCCTCCGGGGCGGTCTTGTAGTCGCCGATACGTACCATGTCCGCGGCCACGCCGAGCTTCTCCATCGTCCCGGCAAAGAAAGTCAGTTCGGCCCGGAGGCCGATGAGGTCGAGGTCGCTGACCGGCGGGATGAGGATCGAGTCGCCGGCGCAGGCGACGTAGTAGGCGATGTTGTTCGGTCCGGTGAGGTGGCTGACGATGCTTTTCCCCTGCGCCCGGAACCACGCCATGGCCTCGCGCATTTCCTGGGCCTGGGCGAGGGTGAGGCGGAGGTTGTCCAGATGGAGCACCATCTCCCCCACGCCCGGGTCGCCGGCCGCCCGGTAGATGCCGAGCACGAGATCGGCGAAGGCGGGACGCCGCGCGCCGAAGAATGTCTGCACCGGGTTCTCGTCGGCAGCCCCGCTCACGGACACGGACAGACGGCGCGCCGACCCGCGGATCAGCGACGGCTGGCGCGAATCGGTGGCCCCCACGACGAGGTGGCTGAAACGATGGCCGGCGTCGGAATCGAAGTGGCTCTGCGTCCCGACGAAATACTCCAGCAGGTTGGCCCGCGCGCCGATCTCGAAGTTGCCGTCGGAGTCGACGAACGCCTCGATGGAGAGGCCGGTGGCGGGGATGACTTGCGCGTGGTAGATGTAGGTCCAGTCATCCTCGGCGGCGGCGGCCGACGAGAGGGCGTCGACCGCAAGCGTAACCGTCGCCCCCTGCGGCCGGTAGCCGAGCGAATAGCGCTGGATGACGCGGGTGTCCTCGCCCTCAAGCTCGGACCGGTTCAGGTTCGACCAGACCGCGCCCACGGCGAAGGGGCTATTGCCGCGCGAGGTGAGGCCGATGTTCCAGTAGTGGCGGTGATCGTAGGGACTGGGGCCGGACGGAAAGTACCGGTAGGAACCCCCCACCGAGAGCGAGGAACCGAGCGACAGGCCGCCGGCGAGCGCGTATTCCTTGAAATCCTCCCCGGCGTCGCTGTCAATGCGCCGGTAAGCCAGTCCGAATCCCCGTCGCGTGATGACGGTGCCCCAGTTTTTCAGAACCGAACCCTCGGCGAGGTCGCCCATGAAAGCGACGGTGGCGGGTTTGTAGGGGCCGAGGACGGCCGGGTTGACCCAAACCGCTTCGGGGCCGAACGCGGTGGCCGCGGGCGCATAGTAGAACACGTCGTCGGGAAAAGGCACTTCCTGCGCCTTCGCCCCGAGCGGGATGGCCGCGGCTGCCGCAAGCAGCGCGGTCCAGCGATGAAACCGCATCATTCCTCTCCCTGGCCTCGGCCACGAATGTAGATGTTGCCGCTGCCGCTGATGGAACTGCTGATGAATCCTTGTCCCCCGCCGACCACCAATCCGAGGCGGTCGCGCTGGACGAGGTCGGTCTGGAACCGCAGACCGGACACTTCGATCCGGCCGCTCTCCCCCACCGCGAGCGACATCACCGCCGACAGGTCGGCGGCGGCGGTGATGTCGACATCCTCGAACCGGTTGCTCACCACCAACTGGCTCTCGCCCAGGTCGGCGATCTCGAGCGTGATCGGGGCGGACTGGCCGCGGATCACATTGCGCCGTCCGAGCGGCCGGAAGTCGGTGACGTCGATGAGGCCGAAATCGTTGCGGATGCTGACTTCGCCGGTGAGCCCCTCAATGCGGATCTCCCCGCCGTCGTTGCGGAACACCGCCTGGTGCTCCCGGCTCTCGATATCGGAGGCCGTGAGGGTCGAGTTGCTCGTCCGGACGGCAATGTCGCCGGCGACGTCCTCGAGAATCACGCGGCGGTTGGCTGTGCCGAGGTCGACCGGTCCCCGCACCCGGTAGACCTCCAGGCGCCCGAGCGACGACGGGTTGACCACCCCGCTGAACGGACCCTCGGCCGTGACGTCAAAATAGAGCGCGTCGATATCGACGAAGACGTTTTCAGGAACGCGGATTTCCGCGTCGACGCTCCCCGACTCGGCGCCGCTCCACGGCGCGGGGTTGGGCGCGCGCAACTGGAGCCGGGCGCCGTCGGCAACGCGGCCGATGTCGACAGCGATGAGGTCGATGTAGTCGACGGCGCGGGAGCGCGAGTCGGTGACGGCCTGCTTGGTGTAGACGACGACGGCCCGGTCGGTTTCGGTAGCGCGGATGGTGATCTTTCCGGCCAGCGTGGCGGCCGAGCGGACGAGCAGCTTCTCGCCGGGGGCCAGCGGGGCGGCGACAGTCAGCGGGCGGGTGGCGAAGCGGCCCTCGCCGGCGTCGTGAATTTCCTGCGCCCGGGCCGGGCCGATACCCACCACTGCGGCGGCCAACAGCGCGCAGGCGGCGCGCCGGGCCGGT includes the following:
- a CDS encoding type II secretion system protein, translated to MPMSRCRDQRGLTLLEVLVAMVVISASLLLLLGMGVTALHGNHWANKTTVATQMMQQRLEHIQSTGDFSNGTASAEGVDVSWTCTPIGNYLRRVDISANWVDAGTRSRTNSLTAYITSDSL
- a CDS encoding aldehyde dehydrogenase family protein, whose translation is MARTYKMYLGGEWVDRADKIAVANPFNDEIVGAAASASAEDYTQAIEIAHRTFAVTRDLPAYKRSETCLAVANGLEKNIEQFTKMMCRELGKAYRDSRAEVKRAIGVFTVAAEEARRIGGEIIDLDWAAGSEERVGLVRRFPRGVVAGIAPFNFPLNLVAHKIAPAIAAGNTIVLKPASKTPLIALMLAALIDKTDHPKGAVSILPGSSAAAAPLLEDRRVRLITFTGSSAVGWWIKKHAAEKEVVLELGGNAGVAVADDADLAYAVERLAYGAFAVAGQSCISVQRIFVHEDVYDEFVRRLKARVKRITVGDPLDPNVDMGMMVDRASVQATLDTLRRAVAQGAKVIAGGKALCDGRTLEPTLLENVKADMDVCSKEAFAPLAVLMKYRDFHRVVDAINDSDYGLQAGIFTQRIKDIWYAFERIEAGGVVVNDIPTYRADHQPYGGMKSSGVGREGVRYAIQDQTEVKILSLNLK
- a CDS encoding S49 family peptidase; its protein translation is MRFHRWTALLAAAAAIPLGAKAQEVPFPDDVFYYAPAATAFGPEAVWVNPAVLGPYKPATVAFMGDLAEGSVLKNWGTVITRRGFGLAYRRIDSDAGEDFKEYALAGGLSLGSSLSVGGSYRYFPSGPSPYDHRHYWNIGLTSRGNSPFAVGAVWSNLNRSELEGEDTRVIQRYSLGYRPQGATVTLAVDALSSAAAAEDDWTYIYHAQVIPATGLSIEAFVDSDGNFEIGARANLLEYFVGTQSHFDSDAGHRFSHLVVGATDSRQPSLIRGSARRLSVSVSGAADENPVQTFFGARRPAFADLVLGIYRAAGDPGVGEMVLHLDNLRLTLAQAQEMREAMAWFRAQGKSIVSHLTGPNNIAYYVACAGDSILIPPVSDLDLIGLRAELTFFAGTMEKLGVAADMVRIGDYKTAPEAYTMRTPSEANREMTNRLLDDLYAQFVGGLAEGRGMDPEAMRGLIDSGPYTSTEALDLGLVDGLTYRDRLVPDKFLSPLPEISFRAYRADTLMNDGWPPLPEIAVVYADGEIQPEGAADPSPLSGRGREVTPALMESAFGQALANPQVQGVVFRIDSPGGYALAGNEIFHRAELAARQKPVVVSMGSRAASGGYYIAMAGRHIFADPATITGSIGIFGGKPVLAGLYDKIELGKELFTRGRHAGMMTSMRPFTDEERARLGAMLGAFYDHFVGLVAENRRLPRDSIDQLGRGRVWTGQAGREHGLVDELGGLKQALDYTASHLGLREYRVVRYPERRRLIDLPQVPVLGWLGRWAGLVGEEVRAAAAPLADLPEGELLARLPYDIDIR
- a CDS encoding RidA family protein — its product is MTPRSDNPARRRVSSGSPYEEPFGFCRAIRVGNAIHVAGTGPIAADGSTGAPGDPYGQTMRCLEIIRTAIEQLGGRAADVVRTRIYVTDLTRQDEIGRAHGEFFREINPAATMIGVAGLVRADWYVEIEAEAIVDE
- a CDS encoding SH3 domain-containing protein translates to MKFRVIKHHQAAGGPSRELESGERLQFERRPSEYEGWVWCTAEDGGGGWVPETWLTITQDPAGGATAGWCFLKRDYSPEELTVHPGDILEGRREESGWLWACTADGRKGWVPRDAVEPV